CAAGACTTCCAACTATTCGACCATGTCACATAACGGTTCCGCTATCAGGCAGGACCCCAGACATAAGAGTGCACTAAATCAAAAAGAGAAGCAGAAACAGACGTACTAGAGGGATAAGGTAAGGCCAACTGTTTTCCCAGTTTACAGGCCATACATGGAGACAACTCCGACACAGGGACACTACCTAGGACACCACCACGAACTTAAGTACTCAAACGATCACGAGACAGATGACCAAGCCGACGATGTCATAGATTAAccaaagaagaagaggaagaatatTGAATTTGAATCAGCCGGGGAGTGCCGCTTCCTCCACTCGGATTATGAAAATGGTCTAGTCGGGATGTTGAACCCTTAAGGAAGTAGCTAACGTGGATGCTAGGGAAGAAAGCTTTTAGTCCGCTTTCAGGCTTAAGGATTCCATTTCATAGGCAGGAGGAAGAAATCAACcaagaagcaaaagaaagtcTGTCTGCGTTGCGTAAAACTTCTGATGTTGAATGTGTTCGAGACAAAGCAAAGAAACGAAGCTGACTCTCATGAATGGATGTCCGAGCATATAGATAAGGTTGGGGAGGGAATGTGGTACCGAACGCTTATTGTGTGTCACCAAGTACTTCCACTTGTAACTGAGTAAGGTAAAGCCACGAGGGTAGATGGTAATATTTCCTCCAGGCGCAACCAACTCAGTAAGAAGCAGCTCTGGGGAACCTCTAGCTAGTTATGTGGGACAAGAAACTACGTTTAATAATTACAATGAATCAACCTGTCCTATTCTCTTAGCAGGAGCTGAATCAACACCAAGTATTCTGTACCCATTGCCATAGAGAAAATTAGATAATGTGGTTTACTACTTTCTTTAGGGCACAACGTCTTTTCCGACCGGAGAATACGTTATTAGGTAACTAGAGTCAAGTGAGGAATGAGAGGTACTCGCTCTTATCCAAAGAGTGTTAGGAATCGATCTAGCTGCTTATCCGGTCCTTTAGCTTTAGTAAGGGCATTGCCTTCAAGCAAGTTCAAAAACTTTCCTTCTGAGATGCCTGTTCTCAGGTGCagatgaaagaaagaagaatgAGATGAGCTCCTGTCGCAATGGAAGAAGAATCAGCCGCTAGTCTTTTAGCCACAGACGctattgagtaaatatcagcTGTCGTCCTATCAGCTCAACCAGTTGCCGGTCTTGTTTGCGTAGTAAATGATTTTGGCGGAATACGGTCTTTGAGAGTAAGCTGCTATTAAAAAAGAGGGTCTGTCTTTAAGCAATTACCCTTCCTTAATGAAGGCAGTGAGCTCAGTTCAGAAACTTCTTTCACTAGTATACGTACGTACGGAATGAACTTAGAGAAAGAAAGGAAGTTCTACTACAGTAGGGAAGAAAAAAGACTTGACTTCTACTCCCGGAATAATAATACGAATTGCTCAAGTGGAATTGGCTAAACTCTTACTCGAACTGGTGTCGTGGGGGTACTGGAGTTACTTGTGCTAAGGGAAATATACCTATTAACTGGAACTGGTACTTGAACTTGTGTCGGAAAGTATTAACTCAACCGGTACTGGAGAGACTCTTCCCGGGTGAACTCTTCCTGGAGGAAGTCTTCCTGGTGGGAGCGAACTGAGATTCTTATTCTCTTAATGAATGCGCTAAAGAAAGATACTCGTATAAACTATTATTAGCTTTTAGTCAACCTATTAACTAAAGAAAGAAAGCCTGACTTAGGCGGAGATAGAATATATATAACAAAGGCAAGCTGCATAATCTAACTAAAGGTCCTAACGTCTTAGAACTGAATATAGCTACTTTCTCGTCTCGCTCCCTGCTTTATCAAATATAAATGTAGCAGAGGCGTCTGCTAAAACAGGGACGTCCGCCTTAGAACAGAAGATTTAATAGATGTCGCCGTCTCCTTTAAGGAATTTCAGATAAGGGCCTAAGGTAGGAAAGAAATCCACCTGAAGCTTCTCAGTAAGAGGCCTTAGCCGGCCCCGGGAAGAGCCCTAGAAGGGAAAGTTAGATATTCACGAAGCGCTACAATGAAATAGATTCGTTCAAGACCTTACGTgaaatagaagaaaagaaagacgtAACCGGTATTAAGGGTAGAAGGATAACTGCTCTCGTAGTCGTAACCGCTCTTGGCACTGATTCCTTTCCTGGCCTTAATGCCCGAGGAGCAGGGAGTTCTTCGTCGAAGATAAGGGATAATATAAGAGTAGTAGGCGCACTAAGAGCAGTTGTAGGAATATAAGAAGATGCTATTTCATCTGATGATCTCTTTGCAATAGATGGTGTTCCAAACGCTCGAGGCCGGGTTCTTGGAGGCAGCAGCGCAATCAATGCCGGTTTTTACAGCAGAGCCGATCAATACTTTTATAGGAAATCAGGAATTAATTGGGACCTTAGAGTGGTAAATCAATCATACGAATGGGTTGAGAGGGCAATTGTGTTTAAGCCTGAACTCAAGAACTGGCAATCCGCCGTTCGAGATGGATTTCTTGAGGCTGGGATCGGTCCTTACAATGGGTTTTCTCTGGATCACCTTGTGGGTACCAAGATTGGGGGTTCTACGTTTGATAGCACTGGTCGGAGACACAGCGCTGCCGACCTTCTGAGCTACGCAAAGACTTCTAACATCAGGGTGGCTGTACACGCAATTGTTGAGAGAGTACTTCTTGCTACTTCATCGCCTTATCCTCCGTCAAAACCATCAGCAATTGGTGTGGTTTACCGTGATCAAAGAGGCGGGTTCCACCATGCCATGCTGTGCGATAAGGGTGAGGTATTGCTCTCTGCTGGTTCTCTCAGACTAGCATCAACTGATGTTGAGGTGAACCCAATAGTAAGGTTTAATTACTTCCGAAATCCTGGTGATGTGGAGAGGTGTGTGAATGGCACCCGAAAGATCGGTGATGTACTGAGGAAGCGTTCCATGGAGGATTTCAAATTCAGGGAATGGGTTTGGGGCCGAGATTTCAGATACGTGAGGCCTGCATTGCCTGTTAACCAGTCTGACTATGTGCAGATGGCTGATTTGTGTCGCCGAACCGTTAGCACTATATGGCGTTACCATGAGAGCTGTGTTGTAGGGAAAGTGGTTCATCGTGATTCCCGTGTCATTGGTATTGGTTTACTCCGAGTTGTCGATGGCTCAACACTTATCGTCCAAGCACAAGCATCAGGCTACTCTTTTGATGCTTTTGGGCGGACGACAGATAAGTGTTTGTTGTTATCTAAGTGCTTTAGTATTACAGGGTGGATGCTTGTGAAAGGGGAAGGGGCAGGAAGAAACTTTTTTAGGTGTAGCTCTACTAAAGTAGTCGGCCTAACCTTCGGTTCCCGTAACCAAGTTTTTCTTTCTCATTCCTTATGTACTTTTTCTTACTTCATCCatactttttgactttttctgAAGTGTGGGGCAAACGGCGCCCTCTACTTCTACTTCTAACTAAAGGTGAACACCCGGCTTTGCAAGCAAATAGAGAGCCCCCGCCCGTTTTGAGCCGTTGCGAGCCGGAAAGCGTACCGGCTGTTTGAGTGGCGAAAGGGCCGCTTGTttaaattctattttttttataatgaaTTCTAATAATATAATAGATATAATATTCTATATCTATCTATAAACAATAATAAAAAACAATATAAATAAAGACATTTTTGAATCCAATTGTTCATTCCTGGGAAGAGGAAGAAGCAGATAGAGCAAAGGCCCCCTCTTTCCTTCCCGAAGTGAGCGAATTGCATGTAGAGATTCGTAGGGGCTTATAGTTTAATTGGTTGAAACGTACCGCTCATAACGGTGATATTGTAGGTTCGAGCCCTACTAAGCCTACCACCCCCCTCTCTTCACCTGATACAAGGCAGTCAAAGTACCCGCCGCAGATCTCAATCTAGCGACGGCATCTGGAACCACACAGCTGCCGCTGCCCTTCGGGCACGCCTCCTACGCTCTTGCAGCATGCCCTCTTCGGGCAATACGGTGTAATACGCGAAGCAGCTGAGCCATAGCTCTTCGATCGCTATATTCTTGCGATAGCGAAAACGTGGTTCATAGTCTAAGAGAGAGTGGTTCGAATCGAAGATCTTCCCGAGACGGCCCGAGGCAGTTCCTTGACCAACTCCGGGTCCAATAGAAGCAAGCCCACCTCTAATCCAGCAAGCATGTGAAGGTGGGAATAGATTCAATCGATCGCTCTCGCCTGCCAGTAATAAGCTTGACCGGGCAAATGCAGAATCATCATAGGTAAGAAGCACAACACCATGTTCCCTCTTTCCTGTCGCAACTAGTCCCCTTCTTCTGTGAGCTAGGTCCACGGTTGCTACTTCGATAGTCTCTGGAAAAGGGAACAAAAACGAAACTATATGGTCAGTCACTTCGGGCTACTTTTTGGGGATCGTGATACTCGGGCTTATGA
This sequence is a window from Coffea eugenioides isolate CCC68of chromosome 7, Ceug_1.0, whole genome shotgun sequence. Protein-coding genes within it:
- the LOC113776792 gene encoding (R)-mandelonitrile lyase-like, coding for MTRKSERKGVEGLNEMHWVFVSNIGVFSHSSPEQWILPSSGNVDKRCSGNRRIACFFACPGQKDRVKGIVDRIDSCPLKEPKIVACLLLLLTSSSYKVISATESPARGRKGSGMGFMHRNIIGDFRTNATSDLLIESDILSVPRTDAISSDDLFAIDGVPNARGRVLGGSSAINAGFYSRADQYFYRKSGINWDLRVVNQSYEWVERAIVFKPELKNWQSAVRDGFLEAGIGPYNGFSLDHLVGTKIGGSTFDSTGRRHSAADLLSYAKTSNIRVAVHAIVERVLLATSSPYPPSKPSAIGVVYRDQRGGFHHAMLCDKGEVLLSAGSLRLASTDVEVNPIVRFNYFRNPGDVERCVNGTRKIGDVLRKRSMEDFKFREWVWGRDFRYVRPALPVNQSDYVQMADLCRRTVSTIWRYHESCVVGKVVHRDSRVIGIGLLRVVDGSTLIVQAQASGYSFDAFGRTTDKLWGKRRPLLLLLTKGEHPALQANREPPPVLSRCEPESVPAV